The proteins below come from a single Panicum hallii strain FIL2 chromosome 7, PHallii_v3.1, whole genome shotgun sequence genomic window:
- the LOC112901716 gene encoding nudix hydrolase 8-like, protein MESSLLDTAAAAASLCPAAGGRRRAGTTAGFLSCSCSSRDCRVSASYSHSISRMLSGVRSAARRKLFRADPADLLGVANWPEAGGAGHQQQHWWAALEHNFVLESTDDEYGGVVVDADRLPDDKAAFARSLAASLSYWKSVGKKGVWLKLPVDRAEFVPLAVKEGFKYHHAEESYLMMTYWIPDEPNMLPANASHQVGVGGFVINDQMEVLVVQEKYCGSSLDGVWKLPTGFILASEEIYTGASREVKEETGVDTEFVDVVAFRHAHNVAFQKSDLFFICMLRPVSSEIKIDETEIQAAKWMPLEEFVKQPFIREDHMFQKIMDICIQRLRKCYCGLTPHHVVSRFDDRTSTLYYNVAEPEDVNCSAT, encoded by the exons ATGGAGAGCAGCCTGCTCGACACCGCCGCAGCTGCCGCCAGCCTCTgcccggcggcgggcgggcgtcgCCGCGCCGGGACCACGGCGGGCTTCCTcagctgctcctgctcctccaGAG ACTGCAGGGTGAGCGCGTCCTACTCCCACTCCATCAGCCGGATGCTGAGCGGGGTGCGGTCGGCGGCGCGCAGGAAGCTGTTCAGGGCCGACCCGGCCGACCTGCTGGGCGTCGCCAACTGGCCcgaggcgggcggcgccgggcaccagcagcagcactgGTGGGCGGCGCTCGAGCATAACTTCGTGCTGGAGTCCACCGACGACGAATACGGCGGGGTCGTCGTCGACGCCGACAGGCTGCCGGACGACAAGGCCGCCTTCGCTCGCTCCCTCGCGGCGTCGCTTTCCTACTGGAAGTCCGTG GGGAAGAAAGGGGTGTGGTTGAAATTACCGGTGGATCGTGCCGAGTTCGTTCCCTTGGCCGTAAAG GAAGGTTTCAAGTACCACCACGCTGAGGAGTCGTACTTGATGATGACGTACTGGATCCCTGACGAGCCAAACATGCTCCCAGCAAATGCATCTCACCAGGTTGGGGTTGGGGGCTTTGTGATCAACGATCAAATGGAG GTCCTAGTGGTGCAAGAGAAGTATTGCGGTTCGTCGCTGGATGGTGTGTGGAAACTCCCCACAGGTTTCATTCTCGCG TCGGAGGAAATCTATACGGGAGCTAGCAGGGAGGTGAAGGAGGAAACCGGG GTCGACACCGAGTTCGTTGATGTCGTTGCTTTCAG GCATGCCCACAACGTCGCGTTTCAGAAGTCCGACCTGTTCTTCATCTGCATGCTGAGGCCTGTATCGAGTGAGATCAAGATTGACGAGACAGAGATTCAGGCAGCAAAG TGGATGCCGCTGGAGGAGTTCGTGAAGCAGCCCTTCATCCGGGAAGACCACATGTTCCAGAAGATCATGGACATCTGCATCCAGCGCCTGCGCAAGTGCTACTGCGGCCTGACGCCGCACCACGTCGTCTCCAGGTTCGACGACCGGACGTCGACGCTGTACTACAACGTCGCCGAGCCAGAGGACGTGAACTGCAGCGCCACCTGA